One Molothrus ater isolate BHLD 08-10-18 breed brown headed cowbird chromosome 4, BPBGC_Mater_1.1, whole genome shotgun sequence genomic window carries:
- the RFC1 gene encoding replication factor C subunit 1 isoform X2, whose translation MDIRKFFGVIPPGKRQECETVKKNEKIRNGEGPSSGKKREKETKVNSSSSEDDSKQKRTKKKRRIIYDSDSEEEVQSVKKSKKSPEKKAAASKPDEDDDFANKRISLKPKENGTSGVGCPRTNTVKKEEVKPQAKSKPLSPVKQTPTSALDFFGTRSVQRSEKKLVASKRREPSQSRDSTLDDEAIARQLQLEEDSELERQLHEDEEFARTLAMLDETPQKKKARKNTEGEQTVQSINSSPNTTAGYKQSEGVKATDSAGAAMNYSAKPQAKSEQLKGSCLPPQSSNGKKEEIAGKERGAQNALRGKAASGKEEKTTPKKEKVSPKKTESISPEDSEKKRNNYQAYRSFLNREGPKALGSKEIPQGAENCLEGLTFVITGVLECIERDEAKSLIERYGGKVTGNVSKKTNYLVMGRDCGQSKCEKASALGTKIIDEDGLFDLIRTMPGKKSKYELAAETEAKKVESKPKKTPEKAEAGKRNFSPYKREANNKKYKSTPEKGETIRSVKKETTAVRKLTDFKHQTVEEKEAPKPKGSLVSEVNEDGTEKLLWVDKYKPVSLKAIIGQQGEQSCANKLLRWLRNWHKNTLEDGQAKPSKTGSKDDGTGFKAALLSGPPGVGKTTTAALVCKELGYSYVELNASDTRSKNSLKEVVAESLNNTSIKDFCSGASSSVSGKHVLIMDEVDGMAGNEDRGGIQELIALIRHTKVPIICMCNDRNHPKMRSLVHYCLDLRFQRPRLEQIKGAMMSIAFKEGLKIPPPAMQEIILAANQDIRQVLHNLNMWCAKDKSLTYDEAKTDASRAKKDIKLGPFDVVRKVFATGEEAARMSLIDKSDLFFHDYSLAPLFVQENYVHVKPAAAGGNLKKHLVLLSRAADSICDGDIVDRQIRSKQNWNLLPTQAIYASVLPGELMRGYMSQFPVFPSWLGKFSSTGKHDRIIQELAMHMSLRTQTCKRTVNMEYLSYLRDALVQPLRDFGADGVQQAITFMDSYCLMKEDVENIMEISTWGGKPSPFSKLDPKVKAAFTRAYNKEAHLTPYSLSAAKASKRQSGSAATLELSEDLTVEEIQSDEDEQDTVESDAMIKQKKGKSSKLPKREKNEETTKKEGKRKEKTRHLD comes from the exons GTGAATAGTTCATCCAGTGAAGATGATTCCAAACAGAAGCGgacaaaaaagaagagaagaataaTCTATGATTCAG ATTCAGAAGAGGAGGTGCAGTCAGTGAAAAAATCCAAGAAGTCACCTGagaaaaaagcagctgcttctAAACCTG ATGAAGATGATGATTTTGCCAATAAAAGAATTTCCCTGAAACCGAAGGAGAACGGGACATCAGGGGTTGGTTGTCCAAGAACAAATACTGTGAAAAAAGAGGAGGTAAAACCACAAGCTAAAAGCAAACCCCTCTCTCCAGTGAAACAGACTCCCACCTCTGCACTTGATTTCTTTGGGACAAGGAGTGTCCAACGCTCAGAAAAGAAGCTGGTAGCAAGTAAAAGGAGAGAG ccttcacagagcagagacagcACACTAGATGATGAGGCTATTGCTAGGCAACTGCAGCTTGAAGAAGATTCAGAG ctggaGAGACAGCTGCATGAAGATGAAGAATTTGCTAGAACTCTGGCCATGTTGGATGAAAcaccacagaagaaaaag GCTCGGAAAAACACAGAAGGAGAGCAAACAGTACAGAGCATCAACAGCAGCCCTAATACAACAGCAGGGTACAAGCAGTCAGAAGGAG TGAAAGCAACAGACTCAGCTGGTGCAGCCATGAATTACTCTGCAAAGCCACAAGCTAAATCTGAACAGTTGAAAGGTTCTTGTTTACCTCCACAATCATCTAATGGTAAAAAAGAAGAGATtgctggaaaggaaagaggTGCTCAAAATGCACtaagaggaaaagcagcttcagggaaagaagagaagacAACACCAAAGAAGGAGAAAGTTTCTCCCAAGAAGACTGAG TCTATAAGTCCTGAGGACTCTGAAAAGAAGCGAAACAATTACCAAGCTTACCGAAGCTTCCTCAATCGTGAGGGTCCCAAAGCACTGGGCTCCAAAGAGATACCTCAG GGAGCTGAGAACTGCTTGGAGGGGCTGACATTTGTAATTACCGGAGTTCTGGAGTGCATTGAGAGAGATGAGGCCAAGTCTCTGATTGAGCGTTACGGGGGAAAGGTAACCGGCAATGTcagcaagaaaacaaattacCTGGTGATGGGCCGGGACTGCGGCCAGTCCAAGTGTGAGAAG gCATCAGCTTTAGGTACAAAAATTATCGATGAGGATGGTCTGTTTGATCTTATTCGAACTATGCCAGGCAAAAAGTCAAAATATGAGCTGGCAGCTGAAACAGAG gCAAAGAAAGTGGAGTCAAAACCCAAAAAGACACCAGAGAAAGCTGAGgctgggaaaaggaattttagCCCCTACAAAAGGGAagctaataataaaaaatacaagtcTACTCCTGAAAAAGGAGAAACCATCAGATCTGTCAAGAAAGAAACCACTGCTGTTCGAAAACTTACGGACTTTAAACATCAGACTGTAGAGGAGAAAGAAGCCCCAAAACCTAAGGGGAGCTTGGTTTCTGAGGTTAATGAAGATGGCACAGAGAAATTGCTGTGGGTAGATAAATATAAGCCTGTATCTCTTAAGGCAATTATTGGACAGCagggtgagcagagctgtgccaatAAACTGCTCCGGTGGCTCAGAAACTGGCACAAGAACACCTTGGAAGATGGACAAG caaaaccTAGTAAAACTGGAAGCAAAGATGATGGGACAGGCTTTAAAGCAGCATTACTTTCTGGTCCACCTGGAGTTGGTAAAACTACTACAGCTGCTTTGGTTTGTAAG GAGCTGGGGTATAGCTACGTGGAGCTGAATGCCAGCGACACTCGCAGCAAGAACAGTCTGAAGGAAGTCGTTGCTGAGTCACTTAACAACACCAGCATCAAAGACTTCTGTTCTG GTGCATCTTCATCAGTTAGCGGGAAGCATGTATTGATCATGGATGAAGTGGATGGTATGGCAGGCAATGAAGACAGAGGAGGGATTCAG GAGCTGATTGCTTTGATCCGGCACACGAAGGTTCCCATCATTTGCATGTGCAATGATCGCAACCACCCCAAGATGCGCTCCTTGGTCCACTACTGCTTGGATCTCCGTTTTCAGAGACCTCGGCTAGAACAGATCAAA GGTGCCATGATGTCTATTGCATTTAAAGAAGGTTTAAAAATTCCCCCACCTGCTATGCAAGAGATAATCCTGGCAGCAAATCAGGACATCAGACAG GTTTTACATAATCTTAATATGTGGTGTGCAAAAGACAAATCACTGACTTATGATGAGGCTAAAACAGATGCCAGCCGAGCCAAAAAGGACATCAAACTG GGCCCCTTTGATGTTGTCCGGAAGGTTTTTGCTACTGGAGAGGAGGCTGCTCGTATGTCTCTTATAGACAAATCAGATCTTTTCTTCCATGATTATTCACTAGCACCTCTCTTTGTCCAAGAGAACTATGTGCATGTgaaaccagctgctgctgg aggtaatttaaaaaagcaCTTGGTGCTCTTGAGTAGAGCAGCTGATAGTATATGTGATGGTGATATAGTGGACAGACAGATTCGTAGCAAGCAGAACTGGAATCTTCTTCCAACACAG GCTATTTATGCAAGTGTTCTCCCAGGGGAGCTGATGAGGGGTTACATGTCCCAGTTTCCTGTCtttcccagctggctggggaAATTTTCATCCACAGGCAAACACGATCGTATCATTCAAGAACTGGCAATGCACATGAGCCTCAG AACTCAGACATGCAAGAGGACAGTAAATATGGAATATTTATCATATTTGCGGGATGCACTTGTCCAGCCCTTGAGAGACTTTGGAGCAGATGGTGTACAACAGGCTATAACATTTATGGACTCCTACTGCTTGATGAAAGAAGATGTTGAAAATATCATGGAAATAAGCACGTGGGGAGGCAAACCCAGTCCTTTTTCAAAGCTGGATCCCAAG GTCAAAGCAGCTTTCACACGTGCCTACAACAAAGAGGCACATCTGACTCCATATTCCCTTAGTGCTGCCAAGGCATCCAAAAGGCAGTCGGGATCTGCAGCAACCTTAGAGCTGAGTGAAGACTTGACTGTGGAAGAGATCCAGTCTGATGAGGATGAGCAGGACACTGTTGAGAGTGATGCAATGATTAAG CAAAAAAAGGGGAAGTCTTCCAAGCTgccaaaaagagagaaaaatgaagaaacaacaaaaaaagaagggaaaagaaaagagaaaacaagacaTTTAGACTAA
- the RFC1 gene encoding replication factor C subunit 1 isoform X1, giving the protein MAPARGPPRSPARRGRDGSAARRAAGVGAKAGAWSRERPARHGDRPAGHGDRTATAMDIRKFFGVIPPGKRQECETVKKNEKIRNGEGPSSGKKREKETKVNSSSSEDDSKQKRTKKKRRIIYDSDSEEEVQSVKKSKKSPEKKAAASKPGKVLKRDPVVYISETDEDDDFANKRISLKPKENGTSGVGCPRTNTVKKEEVKPQAKSKPLSPVKQTPTSALDFFGTRSVQRSEKKLVASKRREPSQSRDSTLDDEAIARQLQLEEDSELERQLHEDEEFARTLAMLDETPQKKKARKNTEGEQTVQSINSSPNTTAGYKQSEGVKATDSAGAAMNYSAKPQAKSEQLKGSCLPPQSSNGKKEEIAGKERGAQNALRGKAASGKEEKTTPKKEKVSPKKTESISPEDSEKKRNNYQAYRSFLNREGPKALGSKEIPQGAENCLEGLTFVITGVLECIERDEAKSLIERYGGKVTGNVSKKTNYLVMGRDCGQSKCEKASALGTKIIDEDGLFDLIRTMPGKKSKYELAAETEAKKVESKPKKTPEKAEAGKRNFSPYKREANNKKYKSTPEKGETIRSVKKETTAVRKLTDFKHQTVEEKEAPKPKGSLVSEVNEDGTEKLLWVDKYKPVSLKAIIGQQGEQSCANKLLRWLRNWHKNTLEDGQAKPSKTGSKDDGTGFKAALLSGPPGVGKTTTAALVCKELGYSYVELNASDTRSKNSLKEVVAESLNNTSIKDFCSGASSSVSGKHVLIMDEVDGMAGNEDRGGIQELIALIRHTKVPIICMCNDRNHPKMRSLVHYCLDLRFQRPRLEQIKGAMMSIAFKEGLKIPPPAMQEIILAANQDIRQVLHNLNMWCAKDKSLTYDEAKTDASRAKKDIKLGPFDVVRKVFATGEEAARMSLIDKSDLFFHDYSLAPLFVQENYVHVKPAAAGGNLKKHLVLLSRAADSICDGDIVDRQIRSKQNWNLLPTQAIYASVLPGELMRGYMSQFPVFPSWLGKFSSTGKHDRIIQELAMHMSLRTQTCKRTVNMEYLSYLRDALVQPLRDFGADGVQQAITFMDSYCLMKEDVENIMEISTWGGKPSPFSKLDPKVKAAFTRAYNKEAHLTPYSLSAAKASKRQSGSAATLELSEDLTVEEIQSDEDEQDTVESDAMIKQKKGKSSKLPKREKNEETTKKEGKRKEKTRHLD; this is encoded by the exons GTGAATAGTTCATCCAGTGAAGATGATTCCAAACAGAAGCGgacaaaaaagaagagaagaataaTCTATGATTCAG ATTCAGAAGAGGAGGTGCAGTCAGTGAAAAAATCCAAGAAGTCACCTGagaaaaaagcagctgcttctAAACCTGGTAAAGTTCTAAAGCGGGATCCTGTTGTTTATATTTCAGAGACAG ATGAAGATGATGATTTTGCCAATAAAAGAATTTCCCTGAAACCGAAGGAGAACGGGACATCAGGGGTTGGTTGTCCAAGAACAAATACTGTGAAAAAAGAGGAGGTAAAACCACAAGCTAAAAGCAAACCCCTCTCTCCAGTGAAACAGACTCCCACCTCTGCACTTGATTTCTTTGGGACAAGGAGTGTCCAACGCTCAGAAAAGAAGCTGGTAGCAAGTAAAAGGAGAGAG ccttcacagagcagagacagcACACTAGATGATGAGGCTATTGCTAGGCAACTGCAGCTTGAAGAAGATTCAGAG ctggaGAGACAGCTGCATGAAGATGAAGAATTTGCTAGAACTCTGGCCATGTTGGATGAAAcaccacagaagaaaaag GCTCGGAAAAACACAGAAGGAGAGCAAACAGTACAGAGCATCAACAGCAGCCCTAATACAACAGCAGGGTACAAGCAGTCAGAAGGAG TGAAAGCAACAGACTCAGCTGGTGCAGCCATGAATTACTCTGCAAAGCCACAAGCTAAATCTGAACAGTTGAAAGGTTCTTGTTTACCTCCACAATCATCTAATGGTAAAAAAGAAGAGATtgctggaaaggaaagaggTGCTCAAAATGCACtaagaggaaaagcagcttcagggaaagaagagaagacAACACCAAAGAAGGAGAAAGTTTCTCCCAAGAAGACTGAG TCTATAAGTCCTGAGGACTCTGAAAAGAAGCGAAACAATTACCAAGCTTACCGAAGCTTCCTCAATCGTGAGGGTCCCAAAGCACTGGGCTCCAAAGAGATACCTCAG GGAGCTGAGAACTGCTTGGAGGGGCTGACATTTGTAATTACCGGAGTTCTGGAGTGCATTGAGAGAGATGAGGCCAAGTCTCTGATTGAGCGTTACGGGGGAAAGGTAACCGGCAATGTcagcaagaaaacaaattacCTGGTGATGGGCCGGGACTGCGGCCAGTCCAAGTGTGAGAAG gCATCAGCTTTAGGTACAAAAATTATCGATGAGGATGGTCTGTTTGATCTTATTCGAACTATGCCAGGCAAAAAGTCAAAATATGAGCTGGCAGCTGAAACAGAG gCAAAGAAAGTGGAGTCAAAACCCAAAAAGACACCAGAGAAAGCTGAGgctgggaaaaggaattttagCCCCTACAAAAGGGAagctaataataaaaaatacaagtcTACTCCTGAAAAAGGAGAAACCATCAGATCTGTCAAGAAAGAAACCACTGCTGTTCGAAAACTTACGGACTTTAAACATCAGACTGTAGAGGAGAAAGAAGCCCCAAAACCTAAGGGGAGCTTGGTTTCTGAGGTTAATGAAGATGGCACAGAGAAATTGCTGTGGGTAGATAAATATAAGCCTGTATCTCTTAAGGCAATTATTGGACAGCagggtgagcagagctgtgccaatAAACTGCTCCGGTGGCTCAGAAACTGGCACAAGAACACCTTGGAAGATGGACAAG caaaaccTAGTAAAACTGGAAGCAAAGATGATGGGACAGGCTTTAAAGCAGCATTACTTTCTGGTCCACCTGGAGTTGGTAAAACTACTACAGCTGCTTTGGTTTGTAAG GAGCTGGGGTATAGCTACGTGGAGCTGAATGCCAGCGACACTCGCAGCAAGAACAGTCTGAAGGAAGTCGTTGCTGAGTCACTTAACAACACCAGCATCAAAGACTTCTGTTCTG GTGCATCTTCATCAGTTAGCGGGAAGCATGTATTGATCATGGATGAAGTGGATGGTATGGCAGGCAATGAAGACAGAGGAGGGATTCAG GAGCTGATTGCTTTGATCCGGCACACGAAGGTTCCCATCATTTGCATGTGCAATGATCGCAACCACCCCAAGATGCGCTCCTTGGTCCACTACTGCTTGGATCTCCGTTTTCAGAGACCTCGGCTAGAACAGATCAAA GGTGCCATGATGTCTATTGCATTTAAAGAAGGTTTAAAAATTCCCCCACCTGCTATGCAAGAGATAATCCTGGCAGCAAATCAGGACATCAGACAG GTTTTACATAATCTTAATATGTGGTGTGCAAAAGACAAATCACTGACTTATGATGAGGCTAAAACAGATGCCAGCCGAGCCAAAAAGGACATCAAACTG GGCCCCTTTGATGTTGTCCGGAAGGTTTTTGCTACTGGAGAGGAGGCTGCTCGTATGTCTCTTATAGACAAATCAGATCTTTTCTTCCATGATTATTCACTAGCACCTCTCTTTGTCCAAGAGAACTATGTGCATGTgaaaccagctgctgctgg aggtaatttaaaaaagcaCTTGGTGCTCTTGAGTAGAGCAGCTGATAGTATATGTGATGGTGATATAGTGGACAGACAGATTCGTAGCAAGCAGAACTGGAATCTTCTTCCAACACAG GCTATTTATGCAAGTGTTCTCCCAGGGGAGCTGATGAGGGGTTACATGTCCCAGTTTCCTGTCtttcccagctggctggggaAATTTTCATCCACAGGCAAACACGATCGTATCATTCAAGAACTGGCAATGCACATGAGCCTCAG AACTCAGACATGCAAGAGGACAGTAAATATGGAATATTTATCATATTTGCGGGATGCACTTGTCCAGCCCTTGAGAGACTTTGGAGCAGATGGTGTACAACAGGCTATAACATTTATGGACTCCTACTGCTTGATGAAAGAAGATGTTGAAAATATCATGGAAATAAGCACGTGGGGAGGCAAACCCAGTCCTTTTTCAAAGCTGGATCCCAAG GTCAAAGCAGCTTTCACACGTGCCTACAACAAAGAGGCACATCTGACTCCATATTCCCTTAGTGCTGCCAAGGCATCCAAAAGGCAGTCGGGATCTGCAGCAACCTTAGAGCTGAGTGAAGACTTGACTGTGGAAGAGATCCAGTCTGATGAGGATGAGCAGGACACTGTTGAGAGTGATGCAATGATTAAG CAAAAAAAGGGGAAGTCTTCCAAGCTgccaaaaagagagaaaaatgaagaaacaacaaaaaaagaagggaaaagaaaagagaaaacaagacaTTTAGACTAA
- the RFC1 gene encoding replication factor C subunit 1 isoform X3, translated as MDIRKFFGVIPPGKRQECETVKKNEKIRNGEGPSSGKKREKETKVNSSSSEDDSKQKRTKKKRRIIYDSDEDDDFANKRISLKPKENGTSGVGCPRTNTVKKEEVKPQAKSKPLSPVKQTPTSALDFFGTRSVQRSEKKLVASKRREPSQSRDSTLDDEAIARQLQLEEDSELERQLHEDEEFARTLAMLDETPQKKKARKNTEGEQTVQSINSSPNTTAGYKQSEGVKATDSAGAAMNYSAKPQAKSEQLKGSCLPPQSSNGKKEEIAGKERGAQNALRGKAASGKEEKTTPKKEKVSPKKTESISPEDSEKKRNNYQAYRSFLNREGPKALGSKEIPQGAENCLEGLTFVITGVLECIERDEAKSLIERYGGKVTGNVSKKTNYLVMGRDCGQSKCEKASALGTKIIDEDGLFDLIRTMPGKKSKYELAAETEAKKVESKPKKTPEKAEAGKRNFSPYKREANNKKYKSTPEKGETIRSVKKETTAVRKLTDFKHQTVEEKEAPKPKGSLVSEVNEDGTEKLLWVDKYKPVSLKAIIGQQGEQSCANKLLRWLRNWHKNTLEDGQAKPSKTGSKDDGTGFKAALLSGPPGVGKTTTAALVCKELGYSYVELNASDTRSKNSLKEVVAESLNNTSIKDFCSGASSSVSGKHVLIMDEVDGMAGNEDRGGIQELIALIRHTKVPIICMCNDRNHPKMRSLVHYCLDLRFQRPRLEQIKGAMMSIAFKEGLKIPPPAMQEIILAANQDIRQVLHNLNMWCAKDKSLTYDEAKTDASRAKKDIKLGPFDVVRKVFATGEEAARMSLIDKSDLFFHDYSLAPLFVQENYVHVKPAAAGGNLKKHLVLLSRAADSICDGDIVDRQIRSKQNWNLLPTQAIYASVLPGELMRGYMSQFPVFPSWLGKFSSTGKHDRIIQELAMHMSLRTQTCKRTVNMEYLSYLRDALVQPLRDFGADGVQQAITFMDSYCLMKEDVENIMEISTWGGKPSPFSKLDPKVKAAFTRAYNKEAHLTPYSLSAAKASKRQSGSAATLELSEDLTVEEIQSDEDEQDTVESDAMIKQKKGKSSKLPKREKNEETTKKEGKRKEKTRHLD; from the exons GTGAATAGTTCATCCAGTGAAGATGATTCCAAACAGAAGCGgacaaaaaagaagagaagaataaTCTATGATTCAG ATGAAGATGATGATTTTGCCAATAAAAGAATTTCCCTGAAACCGAAGGAGAACGGGACATCAGGGGTTGGTTGTCCAAGAACAAATACTGTGAAAAAAGAGGAGGTAAAACCACAAGCTAAAAGCAAACCCCTCTCTCCAGTGAAACAGACTCCCACCTCTGCACTTGATTTCTTTGGGACAAGGAGTGTCCAACGCTCAGAAAAGAAGCTGGTAGCAAGTAAAAGGAGAGAG ccttcacagagcagagacagcACACTAGATGATGAGGCTATTGCTAGGCAACTGCAGCTTGAAGAAGATTCAGAG ctggaGAGACAGCTGCATGAAGATGAAGAATTTGCTAGAACTCTGGCCATGTTGGATGAAAcaccacagaagaaaaag GCTCGGAAAAACACAGAAGGAGAGCAAACAGTACAGAGCATCAACAGCAGCCCTAATACAACAGCAGGGTACAAGCAGTCAGAAGGAG TGAAAGCAACAGACTCAGCTGGTGCAGCCATGAATTACTCTGCAAAGCCACAAGCTAAATCTGAACAGTTGAAAGGTTCTTGTTTACCTCCACAATCATCTAATGGTAAAAAAGAAGAGATtgctggaaaggaaagaggTGCTCAAAATGCACtaagaggaaaagcagcttcagggaaagaagagaagacAACACCAAAGAAGGAGAAAGTTTCTCCCAAGAAGACTGAG TCTATAAGTCCTGAGGACTCTGAAAAGAAGCGAAACAATTACCAAGCTTACCGAAGCTTCCTCAATCGTGAGGGTCCCAAAGCACTGGGCTCCAAAGAGATACCTCAG GGAGCTGAGAACTGCTTGGAGGGGCTGACATTTGTAATTACCGGAGTTCTGGAGTGCATTGAGAGAGATGAGGCCAAGTCTCTGATTGAGCGTTACGGGGGAAAGGTAACCGGCAATGTcagcaagaaaacaaattacCTGGTGATGGGCCGGGACTGCGGCCAGTCCAAGTGTGAGAAG gCATCAGCTTTAGGTACAAAAATTATCGATGAGGATGGTCTGTTTGATCTTATTCGAACTATGCCAGGCAAAAAGTCAAAATATGAGCTGGCAGCTGAAACAGAG gCAAAGAAAGTGGAGTCAAAACCCAAAAAGACACCAGAGAAAGCTGAGgctgggaaaaggaattttagCCCCTACAAAAGGGAagctaataataaaaaatacaagtcTACTCCTGAAAAAGGAGAAACCATCAGATCTGTCAAGAAAGAAACCACTGCTGTTCGAAAACTTACGGACTTTAAACATCAGACTGTAGAGGAGAAAGAAGCCCCAAAACCTAAGGGGAGCTTGGTTTCTGAGGTTAATGAAGATGGCACAGAGAAATTGCTGTGGGTAGATAAATATAAGCCTGTATCTCTTAAGGCAATTATTGGACAGCagggtgagcagagctgtgccaatAAACTGCTCCGGTGGCTCAGAAACTGGCACAAGAACACCTTGGAAGATGGACAAG caaaaccTAGTAAAACTGGAAGCAAAGATGATGGGACAGGCTTTAAAGCAGCATTACTTTCTGGTCCACCTGGAGTTGGTAAAACTACTACAGCTGCTTTGGTTTGTAAG GAGCTGGGGTATAGCTACGTGGAGCTGAATGCCAGCGACACTCGCAGCAAGAACAGTCTGAAGGAAGTCGTTGCTGAGTCACTTAACAACACCAGCATCAAAGACTTCTGTTCTG GTGCATCTTCATCAGTTAGCGGGAAGCATGTATTGATCATGGATGAAGTGGATGGTATGGCAGGCAATGAAGACAGAGGAGGGATTCAG GAGCTGATTGCTTTGATCCGGCACACGAAGGTTCCCATCATTTGCATGTGCAATGATCGCAACCACCCCAAGATGCGCTCCTTGGTCCACTACTGCTTGGATCTCCGTTTTCAGAGACCTCGGCTAGAACAGATCAAA GGTGCCATGATGTCTATTGCATTTAAAGAAGGTTTAAAAATTCCCCCACCTGCTATGCAAGAGATAATCCTGGCAGCAAATCAGGACATCAGACAG GTTTTACATAATCTTAATATGTGGTGTGCAAAAGACAAATCACTGACTTATGATGAGGCTAAAACAGATGCCAGCCGAGCCAAAAAGGACATCAAACTG GGCCCCTTTGATGTTGTCCGGAAGGTTTTTGCTACTGGAGAGGAGGCTGCTCGTATGTCTCTTATAGACAAATCAGATCTTTTCTTCCATGATTATTCACTAGCACCTCTCTTTGTCCAAGAGAACTATGTGCATGTgaaaccagctgctgctgg aggtaatttaaaaaagcaCTTGGTGCTCTTGAGTAGAGCAGCTGATAGTATATGTGATGGTGATATAGTGGACAGACAGATTCGTAGCAAGCAGAACTGGAATCTTCTTCCAACACAG GCTATTTATGCAAGTGTTCTCCCAGGGGAGCTGATGAGGGGTTACATGTCCCAGTTTCCTGTCtttcccagctggctggggaAATTTTCATCCACAGGCAAACACGATCGTATCATTCAAGAACTGGCAATGCACATGAGCCTCAG AACTCAGACATGCAAGAGGACAGTAAATATGGAATATTTATCATATTTGCGGGATGCACTTGTCCAGCCCTTGAGAGACTTTGGAGCAGATGGTGTACAACAGGCTATAACATTTATGGACTCCTACTGCTTGATGAAAGAAGATGTTGAAAATATCATGGAAATAAGCACGTGGGGAGGCAAACCCAGTCCTTTTTCAAAGCTGGATCCCAAG GTCAAAGCAGCTTTCACACGTGCCTACAACAAAGAGGCACATCTGACTCCATATTCCCTTAGTGCTGCCAAGGCATCCAAAAGGCAGTCGGGATCTGCAGCAACCTTAGAGCTGAGTGAAGACTTGACTGTGGAAGAGATCCAGTCTGATGAGGATGAGCAGGACACTGTTGAGAGTGATGCAATGATTAAG CAAAAAAAGGGGAAGTCTTCCAAGCTgccaaaaagagagaaaaatgaagaaacaacaaaaaaagaagggaaaagaaaagagaaaacaagacaTTTAGACTAA